From Acipenser ruthenus chromosome 23, fAciRut3.2 maternal haplotype, whole genome shotgun sequence, the proteins below share one genomic window:
- the LOC131699720 gene encoding uncharacterized protein LOC131699720 yields MKLKAARVDFAMQMKAKNLGVTLDPCLSYSQHISTLARTCRFFLSNIRRIRPFLTNYATQLLVQALVLSRLDYCNSLLAGLPASATRPLQLIQNSAARLVFSLPRFAHATPLLRSLHWLPITARIQFKTLVLAYRCLDQTAPSYLQTLISPYTPTRPLRSACTRRLALPPLRSPASRARSFSTLAPQWWNDLPTDVRTAQSLTTFRRLLKTHLFKQHL; encoded by the coding sequence ctaaaaaccttggagtcaccctggacccctgcctctcttattcccagcacatctccactctggcacgcacttgcagattcttcctgagcaacatccgaagaatccgacccttcctcaccaactatgctacccagctcctggtccaggccctggtactctcccgcctagactactgcaactccctcctggctggcctccctgcgtccgccacccgtccgctccagctcatccagaactctgctgctcgcctggtgttctctctacctcgcttcgcccacgctactccactactccgctcgctccactggctcccgatcaccgctcgcatccagttcaagactcttgtactagcctacagatgccttgatcagactgcacccagctacctccagaccctcatctctccctacacccccactcgacctctccgctccgcctgcactagaagactggctctacctccgctacgctcccctgcctcccgagcccgctccttctccacccttgctccgcagtggtggaacgaccttcctacagatgtcaggactgcccagtccctgaccacattccggcgcctccttaagactcacctcttcaaacagcacctgtag